One segment of Triticum aestivum cultivar Chinese Spring chromosome 2A, IWGSC CS RefSeq v2.1, whole genome shotgun sequence DNA contains the following:
- the LOC123186359 gene encoding protein IRON-RELATED TRANSCRIPTION FACTOR 2 has translation MDHHLYGDPSANSFSPLEAQIFSGQLPPSPPWPNLDVDLDLDLDVLEDDIVRELSGRPANAASSGSGSGGPGSHKKLSHNAYERDRRKQLNELYLSLRSLLPDTDHTKKLSIPTTVCRALKYIPELQKQVENLEKKKEKLASANCKPGVLSVSGSIAPTVSATCLNDKEIMVQISVSRDTDAATALPLSRCINVLENEGLQLISSSTSSTFGNKMFYNLHLQRSQGALNMECPSFCDKLEQAIMEAAGLYLQH, from the exons ATGGATCACCACCTATACGGGGACCCGTCCGCGAACAGCTTCTCTCCGCTGGAGGCGCAGATCTTCTCCGGCCAGCTGCCACCGTCACCGCCGTGGCCGAATCTCGACGTTGACCTCGACCTGGACCTCGACGTTCTCGAGGACGACATCGTCCGCGAGCTCTCCGGGAGGCCGGCAAACGCGGCATCGTCAGGCTCCGGCTCCGGCGGGCCCGGCTCCCACAAGAAGCTCAGTCACAACGCGTACGAGCGCGACCGCCGGAAGCAGCTCAACGAGCTCTACCTCTCTCTCCGTTCCCTCCTCCCGGACACCGACCACACT AAGAAACTGAGCATTCCGACGACGGTGTGTCGAGCGCTCAAGTACATCCCCGAGCTGCAGAAACAGGTGGAGAAtctggagaagaagaaagaaaaactgGCTAGTGCCAACTGCAAACCAGGGGTACTGAGCGTGAGCGGCAGCATAGCTCCAACTGTGTCCGCTACTTGCCTCAACGACAAGGAAATCATGGTTCAGATCAGCGTGTCAAGAGATACGGATGCTGCTACAGCTCTACCTCTTTCCAGGTGTATCAATGTACTGGAGAACGAAGGACTTCAGCTCATCAGTTCATCGACTTCCTCCACCTTTGGGAACAAAATGTTCTATAACCTCCATCTTCAG AGAAGTCAAGGAGCACTAAACATGGAGTGCCCATCGTTTTGTGACAAATTGGAACAAGCCATCATGGAAGCAGCGGGACTATATCTGCAGCACTAG